One region of Chryseobacterium sp. C-71 genomic DNA includes:
- a CDS encoding calcium:proton antiporter has product MKLKEFLHYTYIFPVLAVIYYFTGLMGTGTISDIVAGILLTGSVLSAVHHAEVVAHKVGEPYGTIILALCITIIEVALIVSLMVAGGDQAITLARDTVFAAVMIILNGIIGICILVGGVKYFEQYFARTSATTYLVSIVSILVITLVLPNFTSSVNGPYYNNAQLVFVSIACLVIYGVFLMVQTVRHRSYFVPADGNAEEYFIPNRMQTIISFVFLVICLVIVVLLAKGLSKTIEDVVQSMGAPKSLVGVIIAGVVLLPEGLAAIRAARNNQIQSSLNLALGSALASIGLSIPAISAVSIMYDIPLVLGLDKKDIILLTLSVFIVMLSLSRGKTNVLYGTVLLVNLAAYIFTVIVP; this is encoded by the coding sequence ATGAAGCTAAAAGAATTCTTACACTACACGTATATTTTTCCTGTCTTAGCGGTAATCTATTACTTTACCGGATTGATGGGAACTGGCACAATTTCAGACATTGTTGCGGGTATTTTGTTAACCGGAAGTGTGCTTTCTGCTGTACATCATGCTGAAGTTGTAGCACATAAAGTAGGAGAACCTTATGGTACAATTATTCTGGCACTTTGTATCACGATTATAGAAGTTGCGTTGATTGTATCGCTGATGGTTGCGGGTGGTGATCAAGCAATTACTTTAGCTCGGGATACGGTTTTTGCGGCAGTAATGATTATTCTGAATGGTATTATCGGTATTTGTATTTTGGTAGGTGGTGTTAAGTATTTTGAGCAGTATTTTGCCCGTACTTCAGCGACGACTTATCTTGTGAGTATTGTTTCAATTCTTGTAATTACCTTAGTTCTCCCGAATTTTACTTCAAGCGTCAACGGACCTTATTATAATAATGCACAATTGGTTTTTGTATCGATTGCCTGTCTTGTGATTTACGGAGTTTTTCTGATGGTTCAGACGGTAAGACACAGAAGTTATTTTGTGCCCGCTGATGGTAATGCAGAAGAGTATTTTATTCCGAATAGAATGCAGACTATTATCAGCTTTGTATTTTTGGTAATTTGCCTTGTGATTGTCGTCTTATTGGCAAAAGGTCTTTCAAAAACAATCGAAGATGTGGTACAGAGTATGGGAGCGCCTAAGTCTTTGGTAGGAGTTATTATTGCGGGAGTTGTATTGCTTCCGGAAGGTCTTGCGGCCATCCGCGCAGCGAGAAATAATCAGATACAGTCGAGTTTAAATTTAGCTTTAGGATCAGCTTTAGCAAGTATCGGATTAAGTATTCCGGCTATCTCTGCGGTGAGTATTATGTATGATATCCCTTTGGTTTTGGGGCTTGATAAGAAAGATATTATTCTTCTTACCTTATCTGTATTTATCGTGATGTTATCTTTAAGTCGAGGAAAAACGAATGTCTTGTACGGGACAGTTCTTTTAGTGAATTTAGCAGCCTATATCTTTACGGTAATCGTACCTTAA
- the sufC gene encoding Fe-S cluster assembly ATPase SufC translates to MLNIKNLHARIEDGAQILKGINLEIKPGEVHAIMGPNGAGKSTLSSVIAGKEDYEVTEGEILFQGENIIEDAPEERAHKGIFLSFQYPVEIPGVSVTNFIKAALNENRKANGFEDMPAKEMLAMIREKSEKLGIKKDFLSRSLNEGFSGGEKKRNEIFQMMMLNPKLAILDETDSGLDIDALRIVADGVNQFKNEGNAVLLITHYQRLLNYIEPDYVHVLANGKIIKTGDKSLALELESKGYDWLLN, encoded by the coding sequence ATGTTAAATATTAAAAACTTACATGCCAGAATTGAAGATGGCGCACAAATATTAAAAGGTATCAATCTTGAAATCAAGCCTGGCGAAGTTCATGCGATCATGGGACCCAACGGAGCGGGAAAATCTACTCTTTCATCTGTTATTGCAGGAAAAGAAGATTACGAAGTGACTGAAGGAGAAATCCTTTTTCAAGGTGAAAACATTATTGAAGATGCTCCTGAAGAGAGAGCGCACAAAGGAATTTTCCTTTCGTTTCAGTATCCGGTAGAAATTCCGGGAGTTTCTGTGACCAATTTCATTAAAGCTGCTTTAAACGAAAACAGAAAAGCAAACGGATTTGAAGATATGCCTGCGAAAGAAATGCTGGCAATGATTCGTGAGAAATCTGAAAAATTAGGAATTAAAAAAGATTTCCTTTCAAGATCATTGAACGAAGGTTTTTCGGGAGGTGAAAAGAAAAGAAATGAAATTTTCCAGATGATGATGTTGAATCCTAAATTGGCAATTCTTGACGAAACCGATTCTGGATTGGATATTGACGCTTTGCGAATCGTTGCAGATGGTGTAAACCAGTTTAAAAACGAAGGAAATGCAGTTCTTTTGATTACGCATTATCAGAGATTGCTGAATTATATTGAGCCTGATTATGTTCACGTTTTAGCGAACGGAAAAATCATTAAAACAGGTGATAAATCTTTAGCTTTAGAATTGGAAAGCAAAGGTTACGATTGGTTGCTTAACTAA
- the gdhA gene encoding NADP-specific glutamate dehydrogenase — MEQYNIDQKIQEFISKIEAKNPNEPEFLQAVKEVAVTVIPFILTRKEYTGMKLLERMAEAERIIIFRVPWVDDKGEIQVNRGFRIQMNSAIGPYKGGIRFHPTVNLSVLKFLAFEQVFKNSLTTLPMGGGKGGSDFDPQGKTDMEVMRFCQAFMTELCKHIGPETDVPAGDIGVGAREIGYLFGQYKKIRNEFTGVLTGKGLAYGGSLIRPEATGYGVVYFAEQMLKTIGQTFKDKTVTVSGFGNVAWGVIKKISELGGKVVTLSGPDGYVYDKDGIDGEKIDYLLELRSSGNNRAEDYAKKYPSAVFHAGKRPWEVKCDVAIPSATQNELHLEDARMLVENGCLCVTEAANMPSTLDAINYFLENKVLFSPGKASNAGGVATSGLEMTQNSIRLNWTSEEVDARLKEIMIGIHKACRDYGKEEDGYVNYVKGANIAGFVKVAEAMLAQGVV; from the coding sequence ATGGAACAATATAATATTGACCAGAAAATCCAGGAATTTATCTCCAAAATTGAGGCGAAAAATCCCAACGAACCGGAATTCTTACAGGCAGTTAAAGAAGTTGCTGTAACTGTAATTCCGTTTATCCTAACCAGAAAAGAATATACCGGCATGAAGCTTCTTGAGAGAATGGCTGAAGCTGAAAGAATTATTATTTTCAGAGTTCCATGGGTTGATGATAAAGGTGAAATTCAGGTAAACAGAGGTTTCAGAATTCAGATGAACTCTGCCATCGGGCCTTACAAAGGAGGAATTCGTTTCCATCCTACAGTAAACCTTTCTGTACTTAAATTCTTAGCTTTTGAGCAGGTATTTAAAAACTCATTGACTACGCTTCCAATGGGAGGTGGAAAAGGAGGTTCAGATTTTGACCCACAAGGAAAAACTGACATGGAAGTGATGCGTTTCTGCCAGGCTTTCATGACAGAATTATGTAAGCACATTGGTCCTGAAACTGACGTTCCTGCGGGAGACATCGGTGTTGGAGCAAGAGAAATCGGATATTTATTCGGTCAGTACAAAAAGATCAGAAACGAATTTACAGGAGTTCTTACAGGAAAAGGTCTTGCTTACGGAGGTTCATTAATCCGTCCTGAAGCTACAGGTTACGGTGTTGTTTACTTCGCTGAGCAGATGCTGAAGACTATCGGACAAACCTTTAAAGATAAAACAGTAACGGTTTCAGGTTTCGGAAACGTAGCTTGGGGTGTTATCAAAAAAATATCAGAACTTGGTGGTAAAGTAGTTACCCTTTCTGGTCCGGACGGTTATGTTTATGATAAAGACGGTATCGACGGAGAAAAAATTGATTATTTATTAGAATTGAGATCTTCAGGAAACAACAGAGCTGAAGATTATGCTAAAAAATATCCTTCTGCAGTATTCCACGCCGGAAAACGTCCTTGGGAAGTGAAGTGTGATGTAGCCATCCCTTCTGCAACTCAAAACGAATTGCACTTAGAAGATGCAAGAATGTTGGTAGAAAACGGCTGCCTTTGTGTAACCGAAGCTGCGAATATGCCTTCTACATTAGACGCAATCAATTATTTCCTTGAAAACAAAGTATTGTTCTCTCCTGGGAAAGCTTCTAACGCAGGTGGTGTTGCCACTTCAGGTCTTGAAATGACTCAAAACTCAATCAGATTGAACTGGACGTCAGAAGAAGTTGATGCAAGACTGAAAGAGATCATGATCGGAATCCACAAAGCTTGTAGAGACTACGGTAAAGAGGAAGATGGCTATGTGAACTACGTAAAAGGTGCCAACATCGCCGGATTCGTAAAAGTAGCAGAAGCAATGCTTGCTCAAGGAGTAGTATAA
- a CDS encoding rhomboid family intramembrane serine protease, translating to MIKNIIHKKAIFAPLLMLSAMWLGYFLQAQGFFASCFGAIIPLLPEGLLGIITSPLLHGSIDHIVSNSIPIAVLMCLLYQFYPLVANKVFIIGWLATGLLLWALPPIDIITGQYTYTCTIGASGVVYVLAFFLFFSGVFKWNMTLLTISLLVVLYYGSLIWGMFPEELFYNMQEPSKISWQAHLSGALVGSILAFVFKNIGDKKKRFIWEFPNYYSEKDDKLWQEYKENHPDDFLELPYKKNEDLWDHLEEIRKK from the coding sequence ATGATTAAAAATATAATTCACAAAAAAGCAATCTTTGCACCCTTACTTATGCTGTCTGCAATGTGGCTGGGATACTTTTTACAGGCACAGGGCTTTTTTGCAAGTTGCTTTGGAGCGATTATTCCTTTGTTGCCAGAAGGTTTGCTTGGGATTATCACCTCGCCTTTACTCCACGGCAGTATTGATCATATAGTCAGCAACTCTATTCCTATCGCAGTTTTAATGTGCCTTCTATATCAGTTTTATCCTTTGGTCGCCAATAAAGTTTTTATCATTGGCTGGCTTGCGACAGGACTTTTACTTTGGGCGCTTCCACCAATTGATATTATAACTGGTCAATACACTTACACCTGTACCATCGGAGCGAGCGGAGTTGTTTATGTACTTGCATTTTTTCTTTTTTTCAGTGGTGTTTTTAAATGGAATATGACATTACTAACGATTTCTCTCCTTGTTGTTTTATACTATGGAAGTTTGATTTGGGGGATGTTTCCGGAAGAGCTTTTTTACAATATGCAGGAGCCAAGTAAAATATCCTGGCAGGCTCACTTATCAGGCGCCTTGGTCGGGAGTATTTTAGCTTTTGTATTTAAAAATATCGGCGATAAAAAGAAAAGATTTATCTGGGAATTTCCTAATTATTACAGCGAAAAAGATGACAAACTTTGGCAGGAATACAAAGAAAACCATCCCGATGACTTTTTAGAATTACCTTACAAAAAAAATGAAGATCTTTGGGATCATTTAGAAGAAATAAGAAAAAAATAA
- the dprA gene encoding DNA-processing protein DprA, with protein sequence MYSEEHLYSIALRECNFIGDINFFKLVRSFGSAKKVWESTKKELSKTDGIGTKTVSDIGNPEHLKFAEKELLFCEKNSIKINLRHQDELPFLLKECDDAPAILYQKGNFDINLKPISLVGTRNISAYGKKFIEDFFEEVKSHQFISISGLALGVDKEVHEQSLKHQIPTIGVLAHGFHTLYPSKNKKLSEKIIEENGGLLSEFNSSRKPDRENFIQRNRIVAGISPSTIVVETAFGGGSISTATFANTYNRDVFALPGKITDKYSQGCNHLIFQNKATAISTIKDLLDLIGFNDPKEKIEELFPRSEISVQLSESQELIYQNIAANPHVSLDDLAEKISVASHKILPVILELELLGKVKSFSGRQFLAI encoded by the coding sequence ATGTATTCTGAAGAACATCTCTACTCTATTGCTCTCCGTGAGTGTAATTTTATAGGTGACATCAATTTTTTCAAACTTGTTCGAAGTTTCGGAAGCGCAAAAAAAGTTTGGGAATCAACTAAAAAAGAACTCAGCAAAACCGACGGAATCGGTACAAAAACAGTTTCTGACATTGGAAATCCTGAGCATTTAAAATTTGCAGAAAAAGAGCTTTTGTTTTGCGAAAAAAATTCCATAAAAATCAATTTAAGACATCAAGATGAGCTTCCTTTTTTGCTCAAAGAATGCGATGATGCACCTGCAATTCTCTACCAGAAAGGAAATTTTGATATCAATTTAAAACCCATAAGCTTAGTCGGGACAAGAAATATTTCAGCTTACGGTAAAAAATTCATTGAAGATTTTTTTGAAGAGGTTAAATCACATCAATTTATCTCCATTAGCGGCTTGGCTTTAGGTGTAGACAAAGAAGTACATGAGCAATCTTTAAAACATCAAATTCCTACGATTGGAGTTTTGGCGCATGGTTTTCACACTTTATATCCTTCAAAAAATAAAAAACTTTCAGAAAAAATCATTGAAGAAAACGGTGGATTGCTTTCAGAATTTAATTCATCAAGAAAGCCGGATCGGGAAAATTTTATTCAAAGAAACAGAATTGTTGCCGGAATTTCTCCATCTACGATTGTGGTAGAAACAGCTTTCGGAGGTGGCTCCATCAGCACTGCAACATTTGCCAACACCTACAATAGGGATGTTTTTGCTTTACCCGGAAAGATTACTGACAAATACAGCCAAGGCTGTAACCATCTTATTTTTCAGAATAAAGCGACAGCCATTTCTACGATCAAAGACTTACTCGATTTGATTGGTTTTAATGACCCGAAAGAGAAAATTGAAGAACTTTTTCCACGCAGTGAGATTTCAGTTCAATTATCTGAAAGTCAAGAATTAATATATCAAAATATTGCAGCAAATCCACACGTTTCTCTGGATGATTTAGCAGAAAAAATTTCAGTGGCTTCACACAAAATACTGCCAGTGATATTAGAATTGGAGCTTTTGGGAAAAGTAAAATCATTTTCCGGGAGACAATTTTTAGCAATATAA
- a CDS encoding GxxExxY protein — protein sequence MTENEISKIVFESGLKIHRQIGVGLFESVYEECLHYEIQKSGLKVERQKFLDINYDKLLIPKAFKMDLLIENKVVLEIKSVESLNSFHASQLKNYLRLGNYRLGMLLNFNSQLFKDGVKRIANGLS from the coding sequence ATGACAGAAAATGAGATTTCAAAGATTGTATTTGAAAGCGGATTAAAAATTCACAGACAAATTGGAGTTGGATTATTTGAGAGCGTTTATGAAGAATGCTTACATTATGAAATTCAAAAATCTGGTTTGAAAGTAGAAAGACAAAAGTTTTTAGATATTAATTATGATAAATTACTAATACCAAAAGCTTTTAAAATGGACTTACTTATTGAAAATAAAGTAGTCTTGGAAATAAAATCCGTAGAAAGCCTAAATAGCTTTCACGCTTCTCAATTGAAAAATTATTTGAGATTGGGAAATTATAGACTGGGAATGTTATTGAATTTCAATTCTCAGTTATTTAAAGATGGTGTGAAAAGAATTGCAAATGGTCTTAGCTAA
- a CDS encoding group III truncated hemoglobin has product MKNLESREDIELLVNSFYDKVVKDETIGFFFKDIIKVDFQKHLPKMYSFWETILFGQMSYKGNPMAVHFPINQLEAMEKHHFAQWLKLWKQTIEENFTGMNADMAITKSENIANLMAYKMEMARKL; this is encoded by the coding sequence ATGAAAAATTTAGAATCGAGAGAAGATATAGAGTTGCTTGTGAATTCATTTTATGATAAAGTGGTAAAGGATGAAACGATCGGTTTCTTCTTTAAAGACATTATAAAAGTTGATTTTCAAAAACATTTACCGAAAATGTATTCTTTTTGGGAGACGATTTTATTCGGACAAATGAGCTACAAAGGAAATCCGATGGCGGTACATTTCCCGATCAATCAATTGGAGGCGATGGAAAAGCATCATTTTGCACAATGGTTAAAACTTTGGAAACAAACTATTGAAGAAAATTTCACAGGTATGAATGCTGATATGGCGATTACAAAGTCAGAAAACATTGCCAATCTGATGGCTTACAAAATGGAAATGGCGAGAAAACTTTAA
- the sufD gene encoding Fe-S cluster assembly protein SufD: MALYDQTIENHSEFLESLRHRFLDDDRKTALQKFAIKGFPTKKDEEYKYTNIKEITEKDYNFFPKESHNITKEQLDELHLGEENFDWIVFVNGQLRKELSNISIENAEFLSFNYALNDENHKEVFDKYFNTIAAKDLAFTNLNQAYCKYGFFLKVPKNVIIEKPIHIFYLSQNQEENTFYNTRNLLIVEEGAKVEIIESHHNFDESFVFTNSVTEIFTYQNAKADWHKIQNDSDTSYLVDHTFAKQERDSLTTVNTFTFGGKIIRNNLDFIHNGENINSFMNGITIIGKDQLVDHHTAVHHNTPNCQSYQNYKGIYKDKSHGVFNGKVFVNKIAQKTNAYQQNNNVLLSEGATIDTKPQLEIFADDVKCSHGCTVGQLNKDALFYLRARGISKKEAQALLLYAFANDAMQNIDIEPLKVKIEQLLAEKLEVTMEF, translated from the coding sequence ATGGCTTTATACGATCAAACAATAGAAAATCACAGTGAATTTTTGGAGAGTCTACGTCATAGATTTTTAGATGACGACAGAAAAACGGCGCTTCAGAAATTTGCAATCAAAGGTTTTCCTACCAAGAAAGACGAAGAATACAAGTATACCAACATCAAAGAAATCACGGAAAAAGATTATAATTTTTTCCCGAAAGAAAGTCACAACATCACCAAAGAACAGCTTGATGAGTTGCATTTGGGAGAAGAAAATTTTGACTGGATTGTTTTTGTAAACGGTCAGCTTCGAAAAGAGCTTTCAAACATTTCTATCGAAAATGCAGAATTTTTATCTTTCAATTATGCTTTGAATGATGAGAATCATAAAGAGGTTTTCGATAAATATTTTAATACGATTGCCGCAAAAGATTTAGCTTTTACGAACTTAAATCAAGCATATTGCAAATACGGATTTTTTCTGAAAGTTCCGAAAAATGTGATTATCGAAAAACCGATTCACATTTTTTATCTTTCTCAAAATCAGGAAGAAAACACTTTTTACAATACGAGAAATTTACTGATTGTAGAAGAAGGAGCAAAAGTTGAAATCATCGAAAGTCACCATAATTTTGACGAAAGTTTTGTGTTTACCAATTCAGTAACTGAAATTTTCACGTATCAGAACGCAAAAGCAGACTGGCACAAAATTCAGAATGACAGCGATACTTCTTATTTGGTGGATCATACTTTCGCAAAACAGGAAAGAGACAGCTTAACAACGGTTAATACGTTTACATTCGGAGGAAAGATCATCAGAAACAATCTTGATTTTATTCATAACGGAGAAAATATCAACTCTTTCATGAACGGAATCACGATTATCGGGAAAGATCAGTTGGTAGATCACCACACGGCGGTTCATCACAATACTCCAAACTGTCAGAGTTATCAGAATTACAAAGGTATTTACAAAGATAAATCTCATGGAGTTTTCAACGGGAAGGTTTTTGTAAATAAGATTGCTCAGAAAACCAATGCTTATCAACAAAACAACAACGTTTTATTAAGCGAAGGAGCTACGATTGACACCAAGCCTCAGTTGGAGATTTTCGCAGACGATGTGAAGTGTTCTCACGGTTGTACAGTTGGTCAGTTGAACAAAGATGCTTTATTCTATTTGAGAGCAAGAGGAATTTCTAAAAAAGAAGCTCAGGCTTTATTGCTTTACGCTTTCGCCAATGACGCAATGCAGAATATCGACATTGAGCCATTAAAAGTAAAAATCGAGCAACTTTTAGCCGAAAAACTTGAAGTTACTATGGAATTTTAA
- a CDS encoding DUF3078 domain-containing protein, with the protein MKKIFVLLFMYLSVHSFAQVVISDSAAVDTIKKPRHWSVLAKNSVMFNQAAFSNWVGGGANNVGWLASANYNLVYENGRHLWENIIILNYGQNTTKGVGTRKTQDVLNISTNYGRQFSKSWYVSTGASLLSQFSGGFEDGNNPEAKKISNFMAPGYVNAGIGVTYRPNDNLTVTFRPANGRFTFVLDKELQFAGSYGLKSDGDFFLMQMGSLASAIYKVKLMENIEMTNTGSVFSNYLENPDHMVLSYNMLLNMKINRFVSSIVTLDLMYDHNQIQKTQLKQTLGIGFAYNIDNGVKRSDRKDSQWWMKK; encoded by the coding sequence ATGAAAAAGATTTTCGTTTTACTTTTTATGTATCTGAGCGTACATTCTTTTGCGCAGGTGGTCATCAGCGATTCTGCGGCGGTTGATACGATAAAAAAACCGAGACACTGGTCTGTGCTTGCAAAAAACAGCGTCATGTTTAACCAGGCAGCATTCTCTAATTGGGTTGGCGGTGGAGCTAATAACGTTGGATGGCTTGCGAGCGCAAATTATAACCTTGTTTATGAAAATGGGCGTCATCTCTGGGAAAATATTATTATCCTTAATTATGGACAAAACACAACTAAGGGTGTAGGTACAAGAAAAACGCAGGATGTTCTGAACATTTCTACTAACTATGGACGACAGTTTTCAAAGAGCTGGTATGTTTCTACAGGTGCAAGTTTGCTTTCGCAATTCTCAGGTGGTTTTGAGGATGGAAATAATCCTGAAGCAAAGAAAATTTCCAACTTTATGGCTCCCGGATACGTGAATGCCGGTATTGGGGTTACTTATAGACCCAATGACAATTTAACGGTAACTTTCAGACCTGCCAACGGAAGATTTACGTTTGTTTTAGATAAAGAATTACAGTTTGCAGGAAGTTATGGTTTAAAATCTGATGGTGATTTTTTCCTGATGCAGATGGGTTCCCTGGCTTCAGCGATTTACAAAGTGAAATTGATGGAGAATATTGAAATGACAAATACTGGATCTGTATTCTCAAATTATCTTGAAAATCCTGATCACATGGTATTGTCGTATAATATGCTTCTAAATATGAAAATCAACAGGTTTGTTTCTTCAATTGTTACATTAGACTTGATGTACGATCACAATCAGATTCAGAAAACTCAGTTGAAGCAGACTTTAGGAATTGGTTTTGCCTATAATATTGATAATGGCGTGAAGCGTTCTGACAGAAAAGACAGTCAGTGGTGGATGAAAAAATAG
- a CDS encoding ion channel — MAKGFRKRIKQENAENSGFGSRASGRFINKDGLPNVRRRGVNVFNRLSWYHTMLNLSSFRFITYLVMMYILINLVFACIYYLIGVEHLTGIDKSNPLDEFIDVFFFSSQTFTTVGYGRIAPIGFLASLVATFEAFLGLLTFAIATGLFYGRFSRPRAYLRFSDIAVIAPFQDVTALMFRLAPYKNNALTDADVTLSTAIEINENGTTKSNFYRLETQLSKINTLSLNWTIVHKIDENSPFAGFTAEDFKNTNIEIIVHVRAFDEVFSNTVVQRSSYVSREIIYGAKFSPMYYPDEEKDSTVLDLDKINEYQKVELPAFEAEKS, encoded by the coding sequence ATGGCAAAAGGTTTCAGAAAAAGAATCAAACAGGAAAACGCTGAAAACAGTGGCTTTGGAAGTCGGGCTTCGGGAAGATTTATCAATAAAGACGGGCTTCCGAATGTAAGAAGAAGAGGAGTCAACGTCTTCAACAGGCTGAGTTGGTATCATACGATGCTGAATTTATCGTCATTTCGGTTCATTACTTATTTGGTGATGATGTATATTCTGATCAATCTGGTTTTTGCATGTATTTATTATTTGATTGGTGTAGAGCATCTTACAGGGATAGATAAGAGTAATCCTTTGGATGAATTTATTGATGTGTTTTTCTTCAGTTCACAAACTTTTACTACGGTTGGTTACGGCAGAATTGCTCCGATTGGATTTTTGGCAAGCTTGGTTGCAACTTTTGAGGCATTTTTAGGATTGCTTACCTTTGCCATTGCAACGGGTTTGTTTTACGGAAGATTTTCAAGACCGAGAGCTTATCTCAGATTTTCAGATATTGCAGTGATTGCTCCGTTTCAGGATGTTACAGCGTTGATGTTCAGGTTGGCACCTTACAAAAATAATGCTTTGACAGATGCTGATGTTACCCTTTCGACAGCCATTGAGATTAATGAAAATGGAACGACGAAAAGTAATTTCTACCGACTCGAAACTCAATTGAGTAAGATCAATACTTTGTCTCTGAACTGGACGATAGTACATAAAATAGACGAAAATTCTCCATTTGCCGGATTTACTGCTGAAGATTTTAAAAATACAAATATTGAGATCATCGTACATGTACGAGCATTTGATGAAGTGTTTTCAAATACAGTTGTTCAGAGATCATCCTATGTGTCGAGGGAAATCATTTATGGAGCTAAATTTTCGCCAATGTATTATCCTGACGAAGAAAAAGATTCAACGGTTCTGGATCTCGATAAAATAAATGAATATCAAAAAGTAGAACTTCCGGCTTTTGAGGCGGAAAAATCATAA
- a CDS encoding YkgJ family cysteine cluster protein — MNLELYKKQALEKQKEHKKFLEGLKKKPPKNLDYIVQETHEEVFEKIDCLQCANCCKTTGPLYTEKDIERISKHLRMKQADFESKFLRVDEDNDKVLQNLPCYFLNEDNTCSIYEVRPKACREYPHTDRKKIYQINDLMIKNTVICPAAFEFVERMMNNLNK; from the coding sequence ATGAATTTAGAATTATACAAAAAACAGGCTTTAGAAAAGCAGAAAGAGCATAAAAAATTCTTAGAAGGTTTGAAAAAAAAGCCTCCTAAAAATCTTGATTACATTGTTCAGGAAACACATGAAGAAGTTTTTGAAAAAATAGATTGTCTTCAATGTGCCAATTGCTGTAAAACGACCGGACCACTTTATACGGAGAAAGATATCGAGCGGATTTCAAAGCATCTTCGCATGAAACAAGCAGATTTTGAATCAAAATTTTTGCGTGTTGATGAAGATAATGACAAAGTTTTACAAAACCTACCTTGCTATTTTTTAAATGAAGATAATACCTGCTCAATCTACGAAGTTCGTCCGAAAGCGTGCAGAGAATATCCTCATACAGACCGAAAAAAAATCTATCAGATTAATGATTTAATGATAAAAAATACGGTCATTTGCCCGGCTGCGTTTGAGTTTGTTGAAAGGATGATGAATAATTTGAATAAGTGA
- a CDS encoding iron chaperone gives MKNTFKNFEEYFLLFPEETQQKLEQLREFIHSLIPDLEEYIGYQMPAFKHNEKPLIYFAAYKNHIGFYPLPDAIKHFENDFEKRKYKFSKGAVQFPMKEDLPLDLIEKMVQFRVMEIDQKKS, from the coding sequence ATGAAAAACACATTTAAAAATTTTGAAGAATATTTTCTTCTTTTTCCTGAAGAAACCCAGCAAAAACTTGAACAATTGCGGGAGTTCATTCACTCTTTAATTCCTGATTTGGAGGAATATATTGGTTATCAGATGCCGGCTTTTAAGCATAATGAGAAGCCCTTAATCTATTTTGCTGCTTATAAAAATCACATCGGATTTTATCCGCTTCCCGATGCCATTAAACATTTTGAAAATGATTTTGAGAAAAGAAAATATAAATTTTCAAAAGGTGCGGTTCAGTTTCCGATGAAAGAAGACTTGCCTTTAGATCTGATTGAAAAAATGGTGCAATTCAGAGTGATGGAGATTGATCAGAAAAAATCCTGA